The bacterium genome has a segment encoding these proteins:
- a CDS encoding tyrosine-type recombinase/integrase, translating to MTFTWILDESKYLKTEEVRKLMDTCRELMQKHKNFIAVRNCFMVELGLFTGLRVTEMANLNCGDLLIETEQSSLIVRKGKG from the coding sequence ATGACATTTACATGGATATTAGACGAAAGTAAGTACCTGAAAACAGAAGAAGTGAGAAAGCTCATGGATACTTGCCGGGAATTAATGCAAAAGCACAAGAATTTCATAGCAGTAAGAAATTGTTTCATGGTTGAGCTTGGTTTATTTACAGGTTTGAGAGTAACAGAAATGGCTAATCTGAACTGCGGTGATCTGCTCATTGAAACCGAACAATCATCATTAATAGTAAGAAAAGGCAAGGGAG